taatgactatgtcaattacgtaactacctccccccaATTTGACGCATTCGTCCTTTTGGCCAagatttgtgttttatatctatctgtttttaacgttttttcttgcaagattgtttttatgatggttttactgatattgttgatttattgttgtaaatttgttttgatttgtttttatactttgatgttgggcaaggcccgatgtgagccgccccgagtccctacggggagatggggcgggatacaagaataaaattattattattattattattaactagctaGGCTCAAGGAAATTATAAGATTCTTCCTTTTGGAAGAAACCTTCAGGGGGTCTCCAGATGTCCTGAAATGTTATCCTTTGATTCTGTAAGGGTGAAAACAAAAACGACTGGGAGAAGAATTGGCTTCAGAGGGAACTTCCAAAAGAAATGGCctggtattctatctccccaaactctggcacCTTCAAATGGTTAAGACAGATATAGAAGGAAAGTTTCTAATGGTAACGATAGAACCACaaaaacataccatatatattcaAGCATAAGATTACTTTTTCAGCACTTTTTTAATGCTGAAAaatccccccttggcttatactcgggtgagggagggaaggagggaggcgggTGTTGCTGAGGGGCAGCCATCAGCGTTTGCAGTCCTTGTGACTGAATGAAAGCGGGTGCCTTCCTGAGGTAACAAGGTTGCACTTGAGTGAGGGTGAAGAGGTCCTCAAGCTTCACCACCGGCTAATACACTGAGACTGACAacgaggaggagcagcagcactcTTCTTCCTCAGCGCATACGACAGCAGAAAAGCATGAGCTTGCCCTCCCTCAACTGCAGCCTTGTTCCCTCAAGGAAGCTCCTGGCCCTCACCACCCCCATGGTCCTGACCcaaccgaggaggaggaggaggaaacatgGCAgcctgagaaggaaggaaggaaagaaaaggggtttCCATGCGGAAAGACCTTTGAACCCTCTCCTACCCAGCCCACACATTCCTGGGTCTAGCGCCCACCCTGCCCACTTTTTGTAAAgacctaaaaacatggttgttccaatgtgcctttgctTAATTCAGTTCACTAAATGACTGGATCCCTCCAGCCATAACTTAATTCTCAACTCTTACCCTTTACTATGGTCCCTGCCCTGGATTTGTACTGTACTAACCTGACTGGCCCTTCCAGCCTTAACTTATCATCTGCCTCTCGCACTCTGCCATCAGCCCTGCCCTCGCAGTTGTATTGCACAGGCCTTTCCCTTGCCCCAGCTCGGAAATGTCCATTTGGCTCTCCCATAGTCAAAATACAGGAGCCAGAGCAAGAACAGAACACCCCCTCAGCCTCACCTCTGGATTGGACCTTAGATCAGTGTCGGTTAATTTTTAGCCCTTATGAGAACTCAGACATAAGTACAGCTGAGGAGTTTGCCGTCACTactgacaatttggataatctgGATGGTTGGAGGGGGGCACAGGAGGCATGTTTTAACCTCCCCCAATGAAGATGTGGTTGAGGTCCCTATGAATACAACAGAGGGAGATCTAGAGACAAATCTAACATCAGAGGCCTTCAAAAAACCACCCATTGCAGAGGATCTGATCAATCAATTAACCAGTTTGAACTCTGATATTCAGGCTATCAAGACTTTTCTTGCAGAAACCAATGCCCTCCTGATTACAATCACACAATTTATGGTCAAACAGGAAGCAAGCAAGGAGAAAACCTTCCCAATTTTCAATCATGACACGGAGGTCAACGACTCCAGCACAAAAGGACATcctgaaaaaaggaaaggaacaaaaacaacaacataataagttCCCCCAAACATAGCAAAGCTTGCAAAAGGATAAAGTATAAATGCAGGAGTCTTCAAAAAGATCAAGTAAGGAAGAAAGTCTCCATATCCACAGTAAGGAAGAAAGTCTCCATATCCACAGTTTAAATTTAATCAAATTTAAACTCTCAAAAGCTCCTCAAGTATAAACATGTGGATAAGAAGAAAGATCAAGGTACTACTGCGAAGCCCCCTAAAGATAAGACAAAATAAATCGTAAACCAGAATGCAAAAATGAGAcatcaataaatcaaaccaagccaagaacaagccaagagcagcccccggtggcatagtgggttaaagcctcgggacttgacggttgggttgctgacccgaaggctgCCAGTTTTGAATCTAACCcagggagagagcagatgagctccctctatcagctccagctccatgcggggacatgagagaagcctcccacaaggatggtaaaacatcaaaacattcgggcgtcccctgggcaacgtacttgcagacggccaattctctcataccagaagctacttgcaatttctcaagtcgctcctgacaagaaaaaaaaatagagcagaaaactcccagaatttcccaaaatgtagtaaaaaaaacaatacaaagccACGTTGTTGAGAAACAAGATGGAGAAAATGAACAGAAGATGGGATGCCCTGGTTGATGCTTCCTTAAACAGTGAAGACGGGTGTAGcgccagggttggcaactggatatctccgctgcccggtcgacccagccataggatctccgtctttgctggattcaccctcaacctgctagaacacaaccatccagtaacggcctcaagacactgatgaaaactgttgggtacagaatccggtcggccttccatctttaacacaagctgagtgtcgtcagcatattgataacactcaagcccaaaatctcggaccagctgagcaagtggtcgcatatagatgttaaacaacagagcgGAGAGAATgcccccctgaggaaccccacgaagtagaggggacctttcagagaccaggcctcccctctccactcgctgtccacggttgtgaagaaaggaggccagccaatttaaagctgtccctcTGACTCCAGCAACGGCGAGGCGGTGGGTCAAAAGGTTGTAattgactgtgtcaaatgctgctgtgagatccaataatacaagcagcaccgaccctccctggtcaagctggcatcaaAGATGATCCGTGTTGGAgaccaagacagtctctgtcccatgccccgcacgaaagtcagactggaagggatctagtccggctgtgtcgtctacgAAATGCTGCAGAtgctccgctactgccctctcaatcaccttgcccagaaacgaaagattgagagaattggccatctgcaaggacgttgcccaggggatgcccggatgttttgatgttttaccatccttgtgggaggcttctctcctgtccccgcatggagctggagctgatggagggagctcatccgcgctctccccgggtgggattcgaacctggcagccttcaggtcagcagcccagccttcaagtcacgaggcttttatcccctataaTAGATCTCTATTTATGTCCCGCTCTTCCTCCCtcaggggacccaaagcggctgacAACGTATTAACATCACGGAAACAACAGCTAGTAATTAATACAATTGAAACaagaaaaagtaaaaacatcataaaactacATAACCAACTGACATCAACCGACCAGTAAGcagaaaaagtgggcatgttcagattcgAGAAGGCAGGGgaagggcttgtgcaaaatggagactatatatatttacttattttctatactgcttttctccccctaaggcaggcatgggaaaagtaaggccctgggggggggggtggatgtgGCCCCCTGGACACTTCCCTGTGGCCCCCTCCTCacgttccctgtcctcttggcataaggacagggtggCTGGCCGCATCCTCAAGCCAAGAATACggggaggaaggcacgtggcAGCAGAGAGAGAACCTCCTGGAGCGCTCCCGGCCACTGCacgtctcaccctcctccccatcCGGATGCCGGGAGGGTGGCTCGAGGGAGGCACGGAaggcggctgagagccctctgagcACCCTCGGCTGCGGCCTgcctcgccctcctcccggcatgatgcccagaggacacccgagGGGGTacggggaggaggggggagggaccgggctgtggcgcagatggttaAGAGCCAGACGCAAGAGATCACTACTGACtcaaaggtcatgagttcaaagcccgcgtctgattgagctcccgactgttGTCCTTGACcatcatccagagagcactgtcgacccaaccaaggatggatctggaccaaacctgtcgCTGATGATGGgtcttgcagtaccttcactgacactgtgacccccaccgagaatggaccgggaccagacttggcccagagaagccccttgaccaacggAACAGTCTGCAGGGGTCactgggaacgggccttggttctgggagttgtagttcacctgcagcccgAAAGCGCTGAACCCAGCtgaggtcagatctggaccagacttggcagaCAGGCCCAACATGGGCAgctgtgcaggcaggcctggtttcacaataataataataataataataataataataataataataataataataataataatgtccctctcttctccctcaggggacccaaagcggctgacAATGTATTAACATCACATAAAAACAGAGCAGATGGATCCTAGAAACACAACGGGAGAGACAGGTGAAGAGAAACAACCACAACATGCATTCAAGTCCGTGACACGTCCTGTGGAGCcatgtctgggggggggggggccggGCCCCTCACGCCCACCCGCGGCCTccattccctcccctccccctccccccacagacctctctctctctctctctctctctcggcctctccattcccttccatccgccttccttcccgcctcacagacacagaccaggcctcaggcCAGGCGAGACGCCGCCatcttcctcctcgtcctcctccttccccggagcccgcccccgcccctcccattggctgagcccgggacGCCACGCCCACCGGAGGCCTTGCCTGTTTGccgtgtgtgtgtttatatatataggtatatatagggatccccgaatcccttcggggcgGGAAGGAAGGGCGGGGCGGAAACACGGCCAGTAGACACGTCAACCAAGGGCTAATCCTGGCCTCGGCGCGGGAGAGTTCTCGCTCCCTGTCTTGGGAGGACACGGGCAGGCCCAACATGGCCGACGGGCTCCTCCTCTCTGGCCACCCGTCCATCAAAGGAGGGGAGCAGCCAATGGGCggcctccggtgggcggggcgtcaCGGGCGCAGCCAATGGGAgcggggaaggaggccgaggaggaggaggaggaggagggggaagatgGCGGCCGCCTCCGCTCGCCTCAGGCCTGGTCTCTGGTCTTGgtgaggcgggaaggaaggaaggaaggaaggcggcggaggaggagagacagagagagagaggtctgtgtggagattattattagtattattattattagtattattattcccacccaccccccagtCTGTGCCTCCGCGTGACGCCTCAGGCCCTTGGGTGCGTCCTGTGGTTGTTCTTCTCAGTCTGTCTCTCCTGCTGTGTTTACATGATCCCTGTTGTGCTCTGTTGTTTATGGGATGTTAACACATTATCCGCCGCTTTGGGAGAAGAGAGGGGTATAAACAGAGACTtagtattatttgaaacacaacaagacaaGACAACAACACAACAGGGAAAAAACCCTGAAGGCCTGGCTCTGttcgcaggcatttgaagaagaaGCCTGTGTTGGTCTGAATAAGGTCTGGGGGATGAAGGGCATAAGCACTTGGCATTGTTTTAAacgttgtatattgtattttatgactgttttagcgttttagttcattgtataacagtgtaacggcatcaactgccacttgtaagccgccctgagtcccctcgggtgagaagggcgggggatAAATCattggaataaataaaataaataaacaaggtgagtccacagcagacactctgctggctgtgttgtcgaaggctttcatggccgggatcacagggttgttgtatgtctctcgggctgtgtggccatgttccagaagtattctctcctgacgtttcgcccacatctatggcaggcaaccctccatacctcacagcctctgaggatgcctgccacagatgtgggcgaaacgtcaggagagaatacttctggaacatggccacacagcccgaaagacagacaacaacactctgctggctgttgtactggatcacacgtctctaggactgtgtgatgtattggcgaataatgcgtgcagatcccagttgggtggccttctgcagctggcaggtggggattttgtcagtgccgattgagttcaagtgcaggccaaggtcttgaggcactgcacccagtgtgccgatcaccactgggaccaccttgactggcttgtgccacagtctttgcaattcgatctttaaatcctcatatcgtgccagcttttccatttgtttctcttcaatcctgctgtcacctgggattgcaacatcgacaatccatactttgttttttaacacgatcatgaggtctggagtattgtgctccagcaCTCTGTcggtctgaatttggaagtcccatagtagcttgacatgtttattattattattattattatcatcatcatcatcatcattaaaccAGGCCTGcgtgcacagctggccatgttgggtctgtgtaccaagtcgggtccagatctgacctcagtgctttctggctgcaggtgaactacaactcccaaaaccaaggtccattctCACCAATGCATtctcagtatgttcagttggtggtGGGGCCAgtctattgtcggtgggggtcgaGGTGTccgtgaaggtactgcaagtcccaccttccatggcaagtgtggtccagatccatccttggttgGGTCGACTATGATGTCTGGATGACGGTCAAgtacaacggggggggggggggggggagctcaatCCGACACGGATTTTGAACTCATGGCCTTTGGGTCAGCAGTGATCTTTtgctgctggctattaaccagttgTGCCAGAACCCAgtccttcccatcctcctcccccgaCCCTCTTCGACCCTCCTCGGGCTGTTCTCTGGGCATTATGCTGAGAGGAGGGCGAGGCAGGCCGCAGCTGagtgtgctccagagggctctcaggctccgcttccttgagccatcctcgagcataaggatggggaggagggtgagacccACAGTGGATGGGAGCGCTTCATAAGgttctcagctgctatgtgccttcctcctcATATTTTGGCCTGAGGATGCGGCCGGccaccctgtccttatgccaagaggacaggaaacGTGAGGAGGAGGGCCAGAGGGAAGCGCCcagcaccgccccccccccccccccgggccttaCTTTGCCCGTGCCTTCCTTAGGGGGAGAAAAGtgatatataaatgtagtaaatgaataaataaatatagtctgcgttttgcacaagcccttgccCTGCCCTCTCGAATCTGATGGTGCCCACTTTTTCCGCGTACTGGTCGGTTGATGTCAGTTGATTATGTCGTTTTATGGCGTTTTTACTTTTTCTCATTTCAacagttttaattatattgtttatttgttacatgtttttaattgtgttttaccttgggatccttgtttatgctgggcttggtccccatgcaagccgccccgagtcacttcggggagaaagatggtggtgggaaataagaataaaattattattattattattattattgtgtgccaGAGTGTAGTCTGTTcaacgccttccaagtcgcccagtcttctgtgtgcccaggggggagtctctcatccggcgtcagcaactgattaaggttctgagttttagcctgccacttttggactcttgcttgctgaggttttcctgcgagtatctctgtagatcttagaaagctatttcttcatttaaggtgttggcatgctagctgataccagaacagaggatgggctggagatgtcgctgccttggtcctttcattacaggctgctacttcccagcggatgtcaggtggtgcaatgcaggctaagcagtataatttctccagtggtgtagggcatagacatcctgtgataatacggcatgtctcattaagagccatgcactgttttaacgtggtgagatgtattccacactgggcatgtgcatTCAGCAGTAGAGTAGCCAAGcacaaaggcagatgtcttcactgtgtctggatGTGATGTCCAAGTTGGGCCAGTCCGCTTTCGTataatgttatttctagtgcccatgTTTTGCTTGACAtttaagcagtgcttcttgtaagtcagaataTGTTCCAGCGtaactcccaggtgttttggtgtgctgcaatgctccagtgggattccttcccaggtcatcctctgagttcgagatgcttgtctgttctcaaGGTGAAaggcacacgtctgtgttttagatggattagggatcagctggttttccttgtaataggcagtaagagcacctaaagcttcagagagcttctgttcaaccatttcaaagctctctgtttgggcggtgatggcacgatcgtcagcatagatgaaactctgtcccttctggcagtggctggtcatttgtgtaaatgttaaatatgGATGGAGCAAGCACCCTCCCCTGAGGGAGACCgttcttctctttcctccatctgcttctctggccctggaattcagtAAAAAGCTcctttttgtagcagatttcctataaaGCAGGTGAGGTGGGTAAACCTTTACGTTAAGTTCAGTtgagtctaagccgaagagccggcattgcccgtagacatctcctaggtcatgtggccagcatgactgcatggagtgctgataccttcctgccagagcggtacctattgatctactcacatttacatattttcagtctgctaaattggcagaagctggggttaacagcaggagctcacccagttcctttgttgagaaccactgttccggCCCTTCCAGTTTTTCTTGCTTCGCGAATACTTTGACTACTTACCTTATTTGGCTGGCatgataatataatttaatatctgGGAGACCTAACCCTCCTTCTTTTTGTGGTTTTTACAAtttagctttatttatatatccacAGAATGCCACTCCCTCTCACTTTGGAGGATTCATAAGTCTTTTCATCGTTTGAGGTTCCTTTTATTTTCAGTTTATGTCATTCTTCTTTCAATTGAtgtgtttcttttagaaaaaTTGTGTCACCTTTAGATTTAAGAATCTGATTGGTAATCATTTTCTGTTTATAGCAGGAGCCAAGGCCTCAGCAGTTGAGCAATATCACCTTCACCTAATCCGCCATTTTGCTTGAATTGTTGTATTTATCTGTTAGTCCCTGTAAAACACAGCACCATATTGTGCCACATTGTCtccccctaataataataataacaacaacaacaactttatttttgtatcccaccatctccctgaagggacggcGCCTCCTTCTCCTGGCTCAGGTGAGCGGCTGGACGGCAAATAGGAGGCTGGCGAGGAGGGAGCCTCAGCGCATCTGCTGGTGGTGAAGCATGAGGACCTCTTCGCCCTCCCTCAAGTGCGGCCTTGTAACTTCAGGGAGGCGCCCGCTTTCATTCAATCACAAGGACTGCAAATGGTGACGGCTGCCCCTCAGCAACACccacctccctccttccctccctcacccgagtataagctaagAGGGGCTATTCAAGATTAAAAATGTGCTGAAAaagccggcttatacttgagtatatagggtatttgtTTGTAGTTCTATCATTACCATTAGAAACCTTCCTTCCATATCTGTCTTAACCATGTGAGGgtgccagagtttggggagatagaataccagGCTATTTCTTTTGGAAGTTCCCTCTGATGCCAGTTCTTCTCCCAGTCGTTTTTGTTTTCAGCCTTACAGAATCAAAGGGTAACATTTCAGGCCATCTGGAGACCCCTTGAGGGCTTCTTCCAAATGGCATCCAGGGAAGACTTTTTCTCTCCATGGTCTCCAGTTTTCTTAAGATTTCCTTGAGCCCAGCTAGTTCTTCTTCTGTTGCTGAAAATCTTCCCCtggatggaggaaaaagaagaaaagggggaagtggGCAAAGGGGAAAGGAGTTGGCAGGAAGGAGGCTTTGTGGCTGGAGCCGTGCCTGTCTTTGCATCTCATCATGGGCTCTACAGAGGTAATTCATGGAAACCCATGATCCAGAATACGTTACACCCTTGAATGTTGGGAGGAGTtctgctgcctgcctgcctgccttctgttcctttaaccacgtttgggtctgacccaatgaaatgggtgtggccctccaaTACGGGAAAAGGGTTCAGTCCCTTCCTTTcgtgattccttccttctcttatcctctccttctgtgtttcctcccttccttccatccttcctttcttctttcctttttcgctttgtttaccttgagccagaggaatgcggcttcatgtctaaccttttccttcttctttcttgaccaggacatgagagttctctggagccacccctgccatgatgggaaacgaaccagcttctagtaGATATtgaggcatttggaaaccaaagtgcagtaagaaaaccagtcctctaggaaaaaggattcctctcaaggggctgatcttgctgaattcctacattcactttggattatagagtagaaccatagagtcggaagagactgtatgaggcacccagtccaggcctctgccgtgcaggaaaagcgcaaagtacccctgacagatgagcatctagcctctgtttaaaagattccAAAGGAGCTTtcactacattttgaggcagagagttccaccgctgaacaactcttacagtcaggaagttcttcttaatgttcagatggaatctactttcctgtaatttgaacccagtgctgtgagcaatcagaaagggaaaaacaagaatcaagtgttCTTATTGGAATTAAATATACATAACATtgctgacatggaggagaaagcatataaatgtatcgaatgtggaaagagctttagtcagcatggaaagctgaagacacatcaaaggactcacactggggagaaaccctataactgcctggagtgtggacagagctttactcagaagggaaacttaaatacacatcaaaggactcacactggggagaaaccctataactgcctggagtgtggacagagctttgcttgtagttcaggactacgttcacatcaaagaactcacactggggagaaaccctataactgcctggagtgtggacaaagcttcactcAGAGTCCAGGTCTCCGTGTACATCAAagcactcacactggggagaaaccctataagtgcctggagtgtggacagagctttactcggaAGGGAAACTTACtaacacatcaaagaactcacactggggagaaaccctataagtgtcttgagtgtggacagagctttgttcATAGTTCAAGTCTTCGTTCACATCAaatgactcacactggggagaaaccctataagtgcctggagtgtggacagagctttgctcggagtGGAGCTCTACGTTTGCATCAAagcactcacactggggagaaaccctataagtgcCGGGAGTGTGGCCAGAGCTTCGCTCATAGTTCagacctacgttcacatcaaaggactcatgtggtgtattgtagaaagattgaactaaaatacagtgttccctcgcctATCgcgagggttaggttccaggaccacccgcaataagtgaaaatccgcaccAGTCTCTCAGTCTCTCTCCTCAGCCTCAGCCTCTCCAGCCTCTGCGCCGCCATCTTCCTTCTgccttccttcccgcctcacagagagagagagagagggagaaggccaggcctcggcctccttccccagggccgcccccctccccctcctattggctgagcccgtgacgccccgccCAGCGGAGGCTCCCCATTGACTGCATGCCACCCCCAGCCTTGATTGACTGGCGGCAAGGCGGGGCTTGTGCGGGCAGAGAGCGCCGTGAAGCCAATTGGCAGGCAGGCCGGAGAGGCCGCGGAGGGGAGGGCGAGGCACTAGGCTCctatggattttatttatttatttacagtatttatattactcCGTTCTTTTGAAGGGGCCCTAAGCCAGGAAATAGTAATCTTTTGCCTCGGTGGCTTTGCCTctccctgtgagctggtgcctttctccaggaagttccaaggagagaataaagctcagagtaaacaagttaggtcactgGTATCACTTgggccaagtgggtgtggaaggtgaggaagaccctcaggcattggtcaattttagataagccaagatatatattctttgttaactgcgcacatgttgcgacggccatttgcatggtacggacccactaaAGACCCACTAAAGggggtgcctacggctgtttgccttctcatcctctgtgataacaataaaaggcttgttttctggCTCTCTTGGGATTCTCTCCTTGACTTCCCCTCCAGGCCAGTCTCCAACGCTTtccaaccccgaaggggattcagggcggatctcaATGCACACATTCACACGTGGCAAACATCCAGTGCCATTACACATACAACACATAGACCGAGGGTCCCCAACCCTTtcaaacagagggccagttcacggcccctcagaccgttggagagccggactataggttttaaaaaactatgaacaaattcctgtgcacacttcacatgtcttatttcgaagtaaaaaaaacaaaatgggaacaaatacagcctcaatgttaatcatcatcataatcataataaaataataaagagggttggaagagaccctttgggccgttgagtccaacccccttctgcctttgtgcaccaaaagcacaaacaaagcaccctgacagatggccacccagcctcaatgttgttaataataataataataataataataataataataataataataatagtttctgtgtgtgtcaggagcgacttgagaaactgcaagtcacttctggtgtgagagaattggctgtctgcaagaacgttgcccaggggacatttcacggatgttttgatgtttttaccatccttgtgggaggcttctctcctgtccccgcatggagctggaactgac
Above is a window of Anolis carolinensis isolate JA03-04 unplaced genomic scaffold, rAnoCar3.1.pri scaffold_18, whole genome shotgun sequence DNA encoding:
- the LOC134294693 gene encoding gastrula zinc finger protein XlCGF7.1-like, with the protein product MEEKAYKCIECGKSFSQHGKLKTHQRTHTGEKPYNCLECGQSFTQKGNLNTHQRTHTGEKPYNCLECGQSFACSSGLRSHQRTHTGEKPYNCLECGQSFTQSPGLRVHQSTHTGEKPYKCLECGQSFTRKGNLLTHQRTHTGEKPYKCLECGQSFVHSSSLRSHQMTHTGEKPYKCLECGQSFARSGALRLHQSTHTGEKPYKCRECGQSFAHSSDLRSHQRTHVVYCRKIELKYSVPSPIARVRFQDHPQ